One segment of Erigeron canadensis isolate Cc75 chromosome 2, C_canadensis_v1, whole genome shotgun sequence DNA contains the following:
- the LOC122587156 gene encoding bifunctional 3-dehydroquinate dehydratase/shikimate dehydrogenase, chloroplastic-like — protein sequence MGSLGVLKSTTMVCVPLMSSSVQQMVNDMYQAKIEGADLVELRLDFLKDFNPKKHLPALICNNPLPVVVVYRPKWDGGLYDGDENSRLEALLLAKDLGADYIDLELQVASDIMEKHKLGQQSRCKIIVSCFMDKVTSLKEDLSHLVTRMQSTGADIMKLVTNASDITELSRIFHLLSHCQVPLIAYSTGERGLISQLLGPKFGGVFVYGSIEGNQVPGLPTLASLREAYGVDNIDSDTKVFGLISKPVSHSKGPILHNPTFRHVGYNGVYVPMFVDDLKQFFTVYESPDFAGYSVGIPYKEAVMEFCDEVHPLAQSIGAVNTIVKRLSDGKLIGYNTDCEASITAIEDALKARGLVNGEATFSSPLTGKQFVLVGAGGAGRALSFGAKSRGARVTIFDIDYERAKSLALAVSGEARPFDQLTTFQPEKGAVLANATPIGMHPSKERIPVSEETLRDYSVVFDAVYTPRKTTLLKDAEEAGAIIVSGVEMFLRQAVGQFNLFTGGKAPEEFMREIVLTKF from the exons atgGGTAGTCTTGGTGTGCTTAAAAGTACAACAATGGTGTGTGTGCCATTGATGAGTTCCTCTGTTCAACAAATGGTCAATGACATGTATCAGGCCAAGATTGAAGGTGCTGACTTGGTGGAACTTAGGCTTGATTTCTTGAAAGATTTCAACCCCAAAAAACATCTCCCTGCTCTTATCTGTAATAATCCACTCCCGGTTGTCGTCGTTTATCG GCCAAAATGGGATGGTGGTCTGTATGATGGTGATGAGAACTCAAGGCTAGAAGCACTTTTACTCGCTAAAGACTTGGGTGCAGATTATATTGACTTAGAGCTTCAG GTAGCTTCCGATATCATGGAAAAACACAAACTTGGTCAGCAAAGCCGTTGCAAGATTATAGTATCATGTTTCATGGATAAAGTGACATCTTTGAAGGAAGATCTAAGTCATCTTGTAACACGAATGCAATCTACTGGAGCAGATATAATGAAACTTGTTACAAATGCAAGTGATATTACAGAACTATCAAGAATTTTTCATCTGCTCTCGCATTGCCAG GTACCCTTAATTGCATACTCAACAGGAGAGCGAGGCCTAATTAGTCAACTACTAGGTCCAAAGTTTGGTGGTGTTTTTGTGTATGGATCCATTGAAGGAAATCAAGTACCTGGTCTGCCAACTCTAGCAAGCCTTAGAGAAGCATACGGAGTTGACAATATAGACTCCGATACAAAAGTGTTTGGACTAATCTCAAAGCCAGTAAGCCACAGTAAAGGCCCTATTTTGCATAATCCTACTTTCAGACACGTGGGCTACAATGGGGTTTATGTACCGATGTTCGTGGATGATCTTAAACAGTTCTTTACTGTTTACGAGAGTCCTGATTTTGCTGGTTacag TGTTGGAATTCCATACAAGGAAGCAGTAATGGAATTCTGTGATGAAGTCCATCCTCTAGCTCAG TCAATTGGCGCGGTTAATACTATTGTAAAGAGGCTCAGTGACGGAAAACTCATTGGTTATAATACAGATTGTGAAGCCTCAATAACAGCAATTGAGGATGCTCTAAAAG CTCGAGGTCTCGTAAACGGAGAAGCTACCTTCTCCTCTCCCCTTACCGGAAAACAGTTTGTGCTAGTTGGTGCTGGAGGCGCAGGAAGAGCTTTGTCATTTGGTGCTAAAAGTAGGGGGGCACGAGTTACCATTTTTGATATTGATTATG AAAGAGCAAAGTCGCTTGCCCTAGCAGTGTCGGGTGAAGCTCGGCCATTTGACCAGCTGACTACCTTTCAACCTGAAAAGGGTGCAGTCCTTGCAAATGCAACACCCATTGGGATGCACCCAAGTAAAGAGCGAATCCCCGTTTCCGAG GAAACCTTGAGAGATTACTCTGTAGTCTTTGATGCTGTTTATACTCCCAGGAAAACTACACTTTTAAAAGACGCTGAAGAAGCTGGCGCTATTATTGTTAGTGGAGTCGAGATGTTCCTTCGACAGGCGGTTGGGCAGTTCAATCTTTTCACTGGCGGCAAAG CTCCAGAAGAATTCATGCGAGAAAttgttttaacaaagttttaa